In Mesorhizobium sp., one DNA window encodes the following:
- a CDS encoding branched-chain amino acid ABC transporter permease, which yields MFEGISTQLLFGQVLLGLINGSFYAMLSMGLAIIFGLMSVVNFTHGAQYMLGAFIAWLLLNYLGIGYWPSLVLAPVVVALTGMVMERLLLRPLQSLDHLYGLLATYAVALIVEGLVRYKYGSTGLPYENPIPGGVNLGFMFLPYYRLWVVVFSLVTCLGTWYLIEHTKLGAYLRAANEKPQIVETFGINVPKMMTLTYGFGVGLAGLSGVLAAPIYQVSPSMGSSLMIVVFAVVVIGGMGSIAGAAVTGYMLGVVEGLTKVFYPEAASVVIFLFMIVSLYLRPAGLFAGKESV from the coding sequence ATGTTCGAAGGTATCAGTACGCAGCTGCTCTTCGGCCAGGTCCTGCTCGGCCTCATCAACGGCTCCTTCTATGCGATGCTGTCGATGGGACTTGCCATCATCTTCGGCCTGATGAGCGTGGTGAACTTCACCCACGGCGCCCAGTACATGCTCGGCGCCTTCATCGCCTGGCTGCTCCTCAACTATCTCGGCATCGGCTACTGGCCGTCGCTGGTCCTGGCGCCGGTGGTGGTGGCGCTCACCGGCATGGTGATGGAGCGCCTGCTGCTCAGGCCGCTGCAGAGCCTCGACCACCTCTATGGGCTTCTTGCCACCTATGCCGTCGCGCTGATCGTCGAGGGCCTGGTGCGCTACAAATACGGCTCGACCGGCCTGCCCTATGAGAATCCCATCCCCGGCGGCGTCAATCTCGGCTTCATGTTCCTGCCCTACTACCGGCTGTGGGTCGTGGTCTTCTCGCTCGTCACCTGCCTGGGCACCTGGTATCTCATCGAGCATACCAAGCTCGGCGCCTATCTGCGCGCCGCCAACGAGAAGCCGCAGATCGTCGAGACCTTCGGCATCAACGTCCCCAAGATGATGACTCTCACCTACGGCTTCGGCGTTGGCCTCGCCGGTCTGTCGGGCGTGCTGGCGGCGCCGATCTACCAGGTCTCGCCGTCGATGGGCTCCAGCCTGATGATCGTCGTCTTCGCCGTCGTGGTGATCGGCGGCATGGGCTCGATCGCCGGCGCCGCCGTCACGGGCTACATGCTGGGCGTCGTCGAGGGGCTCACCAAGGTCTTCTATCCGGAGGCCGCCAGCGTCGTCATCTTCCTGTTCATGATCGTCTCGCTCTACCTGCGCCCGGCAGGTCTATTCGCCGGCAAGGAGTCCGTCTGA
- a CDS encoding ABC transporter ATP-binding protein: MNSLATMREASAAVTPAPMLKVDNLSAWYAESKVLHGMSFDVREGELLTLIGRNGAGKTTTLRSIMGLVQKRTGSINFRGTELVGKRTFQIARLGIGYCPEERAIFSSLSVRENMFLPPVLRDGGMTDEQLYATFPNLKARAGSQGTKLSGGEQQMLAIARILRTGSRLLLLDEPSEGLAPVVVKEIGEIIQRLKAQGFTIVLVEQNLRFARMVADRHVVVENGKVVDILSNAELEADMGRVKSYLGV, from the coding sequence ATGAATAGTCTCGCCACGATGCGGGAAGCGAGCGCGGCGGTGACCCCCGCCCCGATGCTGAAGGTCGACAATCTGAGCGCCTGGTACGCGGAATCGAAGGTGCTGCACGGCATGTCCTTCGACGTGCGCGAGGGCGAGCTGCTCACCCTCATCGGCCGCAACGGCGCGGGCAAGACGACGACCCTGCGCTCGATCATGGGTCTCGTCCAGAAGCGCACGGGCTCGATCAATTTCAGGGGCACCGAACTGGTCGGCAAGCGCACCTTCCAGATCGCCCGCCTCGGCATCGGCTACTGCCCGGAGGAGCGCGCGATCTTCTCGTCGCTGTCGGTTCGGGAAAACATGTTCCTGCCGCCGGTGCTGCGCGACGGCGGGATGACCGACGAGCAGCTCTACGCCACCTTCCCGAATCTCAAGGCGAGGGCCGGAAGCCAGGGCACCAAGCTCTCGGGCGGCGAACAGCAGATGCTGGCGATCGCCCGCATCCTGCGCACCGGTTCGCGGCTGCTGCTGTTGGACGAACCGAGCGAGGGCCTTGCCCCGGTCGTCGTCAAGGAAATCGGCGAGATCATCCAGCGACTGAAGGCGCAGGGGTTCACCATCGTCCTGGTCGAGCAGAACCTCCGCTTCGCGCGCATGGTCGCCGATCGCCACGTCGTCGTCGAGAACGGCAAGGTCGTCGACATCCTGTCCAACGCCGAGCTCGAGGCCGACATGGGCCGCGTCAAATCCTATCTGGGGGTGTGA
- a CDS encoding ABC transporter ATP-binding protein — translation MANSSAVPSRTDPAPDAGDVLVAEGLTKVFAGFAAVKDVNLAVRRGSIHALIGPNGAGKTTCFNLLTKTLAPTSGRIVFDGEDISRLRTSEVARRGLVRSFQISATFPHLTARENVRVALQSSYGTAYHFWRSLRAVEPLNSRADDLLEQVGLANNRDTPAAELSYGKKRALEIATTLALEPRVMLLDEPTAGMGHEDVGPITELIKRAAVGRTVLLVEHNLSVVSTLCDKITVLQHGQVLAEGNYQEVSNNPAVVTAYMGGVDE, via the coding sequence ATGGCGAACAGTTCTGCGGTCCCGTCGCGGACCGACCCTGCGCCGGACGCAGGCGATGTGCTGGTGGCCGAGGGGCTGACCAAGGTCTTCGCAGGCTTTGCGGCGGTCAAGGACGTGAACCTCGCCGTCCGCCGCGGGTCGATCCATGCCCTGATCGGACCGAACGGCGCCGGCAAGACGACCTGCTTCAACCTCCTGACCAAGACGCTCGCGCCGACCAGCGGCCGGATCGTCTTCGACGGGGAGGACATCTCGCGGCTGCGCACGTCCGAGGTCGCGCGCCGGGGACTGGTGCGGTCGTTCCAGATTTCCGCCACCTTCCCTCACCTGACCGCCCGAGAGAACGTCCGCGTCGCGCTGCAGTCATCCTACGGCACCGCCTATCATTTCTGGCGGTCGCTGCGTGCCGTCGAGCCGCTCAATTCCCGCGCCGACGACCTGCTCGAGCAGGTCGGCCTCGCCAACAACCGCGACACGCCCGCGGCCGAACTCTCCTACGGCAAGAAGCGCGCGCTGGAGATCGCCACCACACTGGCACTGGAGCCGCGGGTCATGCTGCTCGATGAGCCGACGGCGGGGATGGGCCACGAGGACGTCGGCCCGATCACCGAACTGATCAAGCGCGCCGCCGTGGGCCGCACCGTGCTCCTCGTCGAGCACAATCTCTCGGTCGTCTCGACGCTCTGCGACAAGATCACGGTGCTGCAGCACGGCCAGGTTCTGGCCGAAGGCAACTATCAAGAGGTCTCGAACAATCCCGCGGTCGTCACCGCCTATATGGGAGGCGTCGATGAATAG